A window of Clostridium taeniosporum genomic DNA:
TATACATCCTTCACAGTATTCGACTCTCTCTCCAAACACACTATTAATAGTATCTAAAAACTCTCCATTAGTAGAATTTTTCTTATTATGAACTATTATTTTTTTAGGAGTGTTGGTAATTAATCCACTAATTAATATATCTTCTGTACTCACATCGCTCATCTTTCCGCACTCTGAAAATTCTTCCTTAAAGATTTTTAATAAATCTGTTCCCTTATTGTCTTTTACTGTATAGTTTCCATCTTCTTCTATTAAAATATCTATTAACTCAATTTTGCAATCCTGTATATCTACAAAATATTTTAATAATTTTACAAATTCCTTATATTCTTTTTCAACGATATAGTTTTCAACTACTTTTTGTATTATTTTCTCTATATCACCTCTAAGTTTTTTCATTCTAAATGTTATAAATCCATTTATATTAATTTCTTGTTTTTCCTTTATACATTCTTTTATTTCTTCTATAATTCCATTCATTTTATTTAAATAATAAATAGAGTTGCCATCTTTTAATCCATTTTCACATTGCAAAACTTTAATAACAGCATCTTCTATTTCTAATATTTCATCTTGCTTTAAGAAAAAATAATTTTCTGTTAAAAATTCTAACATTTCTTTTTTTCTATAATTATCAATAACTATTTTATATAAAATATTACTTACATATAAGTTAATAATATCTTTTACCTTTTCATTATAATACTCTTCTTCACAAATAATCTTTACAATATGAGTAGTATCTTCTATGCTTTCCACCAATCCTATTATTATACCTTTTTTCTTTAGCAATTCTCTTAGATCTTGTAATTCACTAACAAAATCTAATTCATCATTATAAGCTAGTTTTAAAACAAGCATGGATTTCACTCCCTTCTTACATTAGTATGTAATAAACTTAAAGCTCTTATACTCATAAAAATGCTAAATTTAGATTTTAATATCTATTGTTTTTTTTTAATTCTATAGTAATTTTTTATTATAAATTACTATATTAAAGGAGTATTGCTATGTATTGTTTTATTGATTATAGAACTACAAAAGAAGAAATTAATAATTTATACAAACTTAATCTTGAGCCAATTTTAGTTCCAAAATCTGATGAAGTATACGAGGCTATAAATGGTCATCCTGATATTCAACTAAATATATTGAAAAATAATTCTGAAAATAAGATTATTGTACACAAAAATATCTCCTCTAATTTTTTAAATATATTAAATAATAAGAATATCAAATATATTGTTTCTGAATCATCCTTGTCTAATACATATCCTAAAGACATTATTTTAAATTCTTTAATTTTAGATAATTATTTTATTCATAACTTAAAATATAGTGACAATAACCTTATGCTTTCTCAATCAGATAAAATAAAAATTAATGTTAATCAAGGATATACTAAATGTTCCATACTACCTATTAGAGATAAAGCTCTTATAACAAGTGATATTGGTATTTATTCTACACTAATAAATTATGATTTTGATGTTCTTTTGCTCCCTTCTGGTGATATACTTCTTCCAAACTTAAATTATGGATTTATTGGTGGTACTGGTGGATTAATTTCTGATAGCAAAATAGCTTTCTTTGGTGAACTAAGTCATTATGAATGGGGAAATGAAGTGAATAATTTTTTATATAAGTATGATGTTTGTCCTATTTACTTAAGAAAAGGTAAATTAATAGATAGAGGTAGTTTATTGGTACTTTAAATATGGCTTACAAATTTATTATATCCACTATTAATAATATGATTTTATTTTTTTTGTGTTCCTATTTTATTAAGGTACATTCAAATAAATAACTAGTTCGTATAATAGTTTATTTTGTAAACTACTTCTTCCTTGAAACATACTATTAACACAACTATTGGCAGAACACGGGACATTTTATTTCACAAAATATCTGTCCAATCTTCGACTTGTTATTTATTTACATATACTTAACTATACTGATTATTTATAATTTTAAAATAATATTAAATAAAAAAATGTACTTTAGCTTAAAACTAAAGTACATTCTTATAATATCTAACATATTATCTAAATAATTATTTTGTTGAAGATTTTAATAATTCGCCTACATTTTCAGTTGTAAATATATATTTTGTATTACAGAAATTACATATTATTTCTTCATTTTTTCCATCATCATAAATTTCTTGTAAATCTTTCTTTCCTATGGAAGCTAAAGCTTTTTCTACCTTTTCTCTTGAACAATCGCATTTATATGATGGTTCAATAGAATCTAATATATTTAAATCCATACCTTCAAATATAAATTCTAATACTTCTTCTATAGTTTTTCCTTCAGATATTAAAGTGGTTATAGGTGGTATCTCTTCTAACCTGTAAGTTACTAAGTCTGCTAATAATTCATCAGCATCCGGCATCATTTGAACTATAAATCCACCTGCTGCCTTTATAGATAAATCTTTATCAACTAACACTCCTAAAGATACTGCTGATGGTGTTTGTTCAGATACTGTA
This region includes:
- the ytxC gene encoding putative sporulation protein YtxC, translated to MLVLKLAYNDELDFVSELQDLRELLKKKGIIIGLVESIEDTTHIVKIICEEEYYNEKVKDIINLYVSNILYKIVIDNYRKKEMLEFLTENYFFLKQDEILEIEDAVIKVLQCENGLKDGNSIYYLNKMNGIIEEIKECIKEKQEININGFITFRMKKLRGDIEKIIQKVVENYIVEKEYKEFVKLLKYFVDIQDCKIELIDILIEEDGNYTVKDNKGTDLLKIFKEEFSECGKMSDVSTEDILISGLITNTPKKIIVHNKKNSTNGEFLDTINSVFGERVEYCEGCIKCENKKIIIKSIDTL
- a CDS encoding DUF6873 family GME fold protein translates to MYCFIDYRTTKEEINNLYKLNLEPILVPKSDEVYEAINGHPDIQLNILKNNSENKIIVHKNISSNFLNILNNKNIKYIVSESSLSNTYPKDIILNSLILDNYFIHNLKYSDNNLMLSQSDKIKINVNQGYTKCSILPIRDKALITSDIGIYSTLINYDFDVLLLPSGDILLPNLNYGFIGGTGGLISDSKIAFFGELSHYEWGNEVNNFLYKYDVCPIYLRKGKLIDRGSLLVL